In a genomic window of Lycium ferocissimum isolate CSIRO_LF1 chromosome 9, AGI_CSIRO_Lferr_CH_V1, whole genome shotgun sequence:
- the LOC132029783 gene encoding 3-ketoacyl-CoA synthase 11-like → MNESKPETPVNPPSRKLPDFKQSVKLKYVKLGYHYLITHGMYLVLSPLVVILVAQLSTFSPNDLYVLWDQLRFNLISVVICSTLLVFLSTAYFITRPRPVYLVNFSCYKPEDARKCPRESFLEMSKSVGTFSDGNLEFQRKIVERSGLGDSTYLPEAVTRVPPNPCMAEARKEAEAVMFGAIDELLAKTGIKPKDIGILVVNCSLFNPTPSLSAMIVNHYKLRGNIVSYNLGGMGCSAGLISIDLAKDLLQVHPNTYALVLSMENITLNWYFGNEKSMLLPNCLFRMGGAAVLLSNKRSDRRRSKYQLVHTVRTHKGADDKCFTCVYQMEDSDGKVGVSLSKELMAVAGDALKTNITTLGPLVLPMSEQFLFFATLVGRKLLKTKIRPYIPDFKLAFEHFCIHAGGRAVLDELEKNLQLSDWHMEPSRMTLNRFGNTSSSSLWYELAYSEAKGRIRKGDRTWQIAFGSGFKCNSAVWKALRSINPAKEKNPWMDEIHQFPVDVPKVARI, encoded by the coding sequence ATGAATGAATCTAAGCCAGAAACACCGGTTAATCCACCTTCAAGAAAGCTTCCTGATTTCAAACAATCTGTGAAATTGAAGTATGTTAAACTTGGATACCATTACCTTATTACACACGGAATGTACCTGGTTTTATCACCTCTAGTTGTTATCCTTGTTGCTCAACTCTCTACATTTTCACCCAATGACCTTTATGTCCTTTGGGATCAGCTTAGGTTCAATCTCATTTCTGTTGTCATTTGCTCCACCCTTTTAGTCTTCTTATCTACTGCGTATTTCATTACCCGTCCTCGCCCGGTCTACCTCGTCAATTTCTCGTGCTATAAACCGGAAGATGCAAGGAAGTGCCCAAGGGAGAGTTTCTTGGAAATGTCTAAATCCGTTGGAACATTTTCGGATGGAAACCTTGAGTTTCAAAGGAAAATTGTTGAGAGGTCTGGTCTTGGTGATTCAACTTACCTCCCCGAAGCGGTGACTAGAGTACCGCCAAATCCTTGTATGGCGGAAGCAAGAAAAGAAGCCGAGGCTGTAATGTTTGGAGCCATTGACGAGCTTCTTGCTAAAACCGGAATTAAACCTAAGGATATTGGAATTTTAGTAGTGAATTGTAGCTTGTTTAACCCGACCCCTTCGTTGTCTGCAATGATTGTCAACCATTACAAACTTCGCGGGAACATTGTTAGCTACAATCTCGGTGGAATGGGTTGTAGTGCTGGTTTGATCTCTATCGATCTTGCGAAAGATCTTCTCCAAGTCCATCCCAACACTTATGCCTTGGTGCTTAGCATGGAAAACATCACTTTGAACTGGTATTTTGGTAATGAGAAATCCATGCTCCTTCCGAATTGCTTGTTCCGTATGGGAGGTGCTGCTGTGTTGCTTTCAAACAAAAGATCCGATCGAAGAAGATCAAAGTACCAGCTTGTCCATACTGTCAGAACCCACAAGGGTGCTGACGATAAGTGTTTTACGTGTGTTTACCAAATGGAAGATTCTGATGGAAAAGTTGGAGTTTCGCTGTCAAAGGAGCTGATGGCAGTAGCTGGCGATGCTTTGAAAACCAATATCACTACGTTGGGTCCGCTCGTGCTTCCTATGTCCGAGCAGTTTCTTTTCTTTGCCACTTTGGTGGGGAGGAAGCTATTGAAGACGAAGATTAGGCCTTATATACCTGATTTTAAGTTGGCATTCGAGCACTTCTGCATTCATGCTGGTGGAAGAGCTGTACTGGATGAACTAGAGAAAAACCTACAGCTTTCTGATTGGCACATGGAGCCTTCAAGAATGACACTTAACCGATTCGGGAACACTTCAAGCAGCTCCCTTTGGTACGAATTGGCCTACTCGGAAGCCAAAGGAAGGATCAGGAAGGGAGACCGAACGTGGCAGATAGCATTTGGTTCAGGATTTAAGTGTAACAGTGCAGTTTGGAAGGCTTTGAGAAGTATAAATCCAGCCAAGGAGAAGAATCCCTGGATGGATGAAATTCACCAGTTCCCTGTTGATGTTCCAAAGGTTGCTAGAATCTAG